A window from Chiroxiphia lanceolata isolate bChiLan1 chromosome 3, bChiLan1.pri, whole genome shotgun sequence encodes these proteins:
- the PELI1 gene encoding E3 ubiquitin-protein ligase pellino homolog 1, with protein sequence MFSPDQENHPSKAPVKYGELIVLGYNGSLPNGDRGRRKSRFALFKRPKANGVKPSTVHIACTPQAAKAISNKDQHSISYTLSRAQTVVVEYTHDSNTDMFQIGRSTESPIDFVVTDTVPGSQSNSDTQSVQSTISRFACRIICERNPPFTARIYAAGFDSSKNIFLGEKAAKWKTSDGQMDGLTTNGVLVMHPRNGFTEDSKPGVWREISVCGNVFSLRETRSAQQRGKMVENETNQLQDGSLIDLCGATLLWRTAEGLSRTPTVKHLEALRQEINAARPQCPVGFNTLAFPSMKRKDVVDEKQPWVYLNCGHVHGYHNWGNKEERDGKDRECPMCRSVGPYVPLWLGCEAGFYVDAGPPTHAFSPCGHVCSEKTTAYWSQIPLPHGTHTFHAACPFCAHQLAGEQGYIRLIFQGPLD encoded by the exons ATGTTTTCTCCTGATCAAGAAAATCATCCATCAAAAGCACCAGTCAAATATGGTGAATTGATTGTATTAGG GTACAATGGGTCTCTCCCAAATGGAGatagaggaagaagaaaaagtaggtttgctttatttaaaagacCCAAGGCAAATGGGGTGAAACCTAGCACTGTGCACATTGCCTGTACCCCTCAAGCAGCAAAG GCAATAAGTAATAAGGACCAACACAGCATATCTTACACTTTGTCTCGGGCCCAGACAGTAGTAGTTGAATATACACATGACAGCAACACAGATATGTTCCAG ATTGGTCGGTCAACGGAGAGCCCTATAGACTTTGTGGTAACAGATACAGTTCCTGGAAGTCAGAGTAATTCAGATACACAGTCTGTGCAGAGCACTATATCAAGGTTTGCCTGCAGAATCATATGTGAACGTAACCCTCCTTTCACAGCAAGAATATATGCTGCAGGATTTGACTcctcaaaaaacatttttcttggg GAGAAAGCTGCGAAGTGGAAGACATCAGATGGGCAAATGGATGGACTAACAACAAATGGGGTTCTTGTTATGCATCCTCGTAATGGATTCACAGAGGACTCCAAGCCAGGGGTGTGGAGAGAGATCTCTGTGTGTGGGAATGTGTTCAGCCTCCGTGAAACCAGATCGGctcagcagaggggaaaaatg GTTGAGAACGAAACGAACCAGCTCCAGGACGGGTCTCTGATCGACCTGTGCGGGGCGACGCTGCTGTGGCGCACGGCGGAGGGGCTGTCCCGCACCCCCACCGTCAAGCACCTGGAGGCCCTGCGGCAGGAGATCAACGCAGCCAGGCCCCAGTGCCCCGTGGGCTTCAACACCTTGGCCTTCCCCAGCATGAAGAGGAAAGATGTTGTAGACGAAAAGCAGCCGTGGGTGTACCTGAACTGTGGCCACGTGCACGGCTACCACAACTGGGGAAACAAGGAGGAGAGGGACGGCAAGGACCGCGAGTGCCCCATGTGCCGCTCCGTCGGCCCCTACGTGCCGCTGTGGCTCGGGTGCGAGGCGGGGTTTTATGTGGACGCCGGACCTCCAACTCACGCGTTCAGCCCGTGCGGACACGTGTGCTCGGAAAAGACAACTGCATATTggtcccaaatccctctccctcACGGTACTCACACTTTCCACGCAGCCTGTCCCTTCTGTGCCCATCAGCTGGCTGGTGAGCAGGGCTACATCAGACTCATTTTCCAAGGACCTCTTGACTAA